Sequence from the Syntrophorhabdaceae bacterium genome:
GCGAAAACTGGAGGCTTGACAGGATAACCTATGTGGACAGGAATATCCTGAGGGTCGGGATCTACGAGATGTTCTTCATCCCCGATGTACCACCAAAGGTTTCGATTGATGAGGCAATAGAGCTTGGCAAAAAATACGGGAATGAAGACTCCAGGATCTTTATTAACGGGGTCCTCGATAAGGTGATGAGGGAGTATTATAAACAGGAAGCATCGAAGGGAGAATGAGTCATCAGCAGGGAGCAGGTTTATTGAATAACCAATCACCAAACATCAATCACCAATTAATATCCAATGACCAATGACCGAATACCCAAACGAGGTATAATACACAAAAGTTTTTGTTTGGTTATTGAATATTGGGTATTGGTGATTAATTGGAGCCTGGTTATTGGTAATTGGTTATTCAATGCATTTGCTATGAGTTG
This genomic interval carries:
- the nusB gene encoding transcription antitermination factor NusB, producing the protein MLYQVETNRDDPESALTNYCESFPYQQDIMDYARRLLSGIKQYQDIIDTKITAACENWRLDRITYVDRNILRVGIYEMFFIPDVPPKVSIDEAIELGKKYGNEDSRIFINGVLDKVMREYYKQEASKGE